The following is a genomic window from Alphaproteobacteria bacterium LSUCC0396.
GAACTACTTATCAACACCCCTTTTGCAATGCTTGGTTACCTAGATATGCCGGAGTTAACCGACGAAACAATTTGCAGCGGTTGGATCAGAACTGGCGATATTGCTGAAATCAACGAAGATGGTGGTGTGAGTCTCCGTGGCCGAATAAAGGACCTAATAAATAGAGGTGGCAATAAGGTTGCGCCGAATGAAGTTGAGGCTGTTTTTGCAGATCACCCTGATATCAAAGCTGTTTTAGTAACAGGCGTTCCCGACCCAAAGTTTGGTGAGTCCATTCATATGTTAGTAGTACCCAAAAATGCGAAGGCTCCGACCAAACAAGCTTTAATTGATTGGGCTAAAGATCGAACTGAACGGTTTAAGTTGCCGGATGTTGTGCATTATGGGGAGGAGCTGCCGCTTGGGCCAACTGGAAAAGCAGATAGGACTGCGCTACGTCATGGCATTCTTGGCCAAAGTGCTTGATGAGTAGACGCTACTTAGATCATGGCAGTGAGCGAAGTATTGGACTTTTGTTATTAGCCGAAGTTGGCGCAATGTCTTTATGGTTCGTGTCCAATGCGATTTTGCCTGAATTGGCGATAGAGGCTGAAATTGGCGCTTGGACTGAGGGATTGCTCTCAACCGCGGTTCAGGTTGGTTTCGTGATTGGGGCTTTAATGTTAGCTTACCATGGCACCGCAGACCGCTATGATCCTAGAAAAGTTTTTGCTGTTGGGTCAATCATCGCTGCCCTTAGCAACTTGCTATTGGTCCTAACAATACCTGGAAGCTCAGTTCAAATATTACTAAGGGGTATAACAGGATTCTGCCTTGCTGGAGTATATCCCGTAGGTATGAAAATTGCCGTCGGATGGACGGTGAAGCGTCGAGGTATTGTGGTTGGAATGCTTGTTGGAGCACTCACGCTTGGTTCAGCTGCTCCGCACGGCTTAGTTTTAATTGGTGGTGCAGACTGGCGTTTAACAGTCTTTTTGGCTAGCCTCCTCGCGTTTGTTGCCGCAGGGTTGATAATGTTTGCGCGGCTTGGCCCATACCATGCAACTGCAGCACGTTTTGATCCGTCTGTACTTTGGTTGGCTTGGCGATTGCCAAAGGTCCGATTGGCGTATGCAGGATATTTTTGTCACATGTGGGAGCTTTATGCGTTCTGGGCTTGGATTGCAGCTGCGCTGACGGCATCTCTTACCTTGTCAGGCGTTGATGACCCTATAAAAGTAGCGCGAATAACAACATTTATCTCAATAAGTTTTGGCGGACTATTGTGCGTTTTTGCTGGAGTTTTGGCCGATAAGATTGGCAAAGCGGTAGTTGCTGGTGGAGCGATGGCAATAAGCGGGGGGCTTGCAATTGCAACGGCGATTAGTTTTGGTGGCCCACCAACTTTAACCATCTTATTTGTCTTTTTGTGGGGGGTATTCGTAATTCCTGATAGCGCACAATTTTCAGCTCTCGTTGCCGATAATGCACCACCAGACCGTGCCGGTAGTCTGCTCACATTTCAGACAGCAATCGGTTTTTTACTGGCGGCTATTGTCGTGCAGACAATTCCAATAATGGCGCAAAGTATGGGCTGGCCAGTTACACTGGCTTTTTTGGGGGTAGGTCCAATTTTGGGCACTGAAATGATGAGGCGTTTGGTAAAATATTAGCACCCGTGATGCTGTTTGTTAGCTTATGAACACCAAGGTGCCTTGGCTGTGTCAACGCTTGCAAATAGGCTTTTGTGGATAGAGTGTCGGA
Proteins encoded in this region:
- a CDS encoding MFS transporter, whose amino-acid sequence is MSRRYLDHGSERSIGLLLLAEVGAMSLWFVSNAILPELAIEAEIGAWTEGLLSTAVQVGFVIGALMLAYHGTADRYDPRKVFAVGSIIAALSNLLLVLTIPGSSVQILLRGITGFCLAGVYPVGMKIAVGWTVKRRGIVVGMLVGALTLGSAAPHGLVLIGGADWRLTVFLASLLAFVAAGLIMFARLGPYHATAARFDPSVLWLAWRLPKVRLAYAGYFCHMWELYAFWAWIAAALTASLTLSGVDDPIKVARITTFISISFGGLLCVFAGVLADKIGKAVVAGGAMAISGGLAIATAISFGGPPTLTILFVFLWGVFVIPDSAQFSALVADNAPPDRAGSLLTFQTAIGFLLAAIVVQTIPIMAQSMGWPVTLAFLGVGPILGTEMMRRLVKY